The genomic region CCAGCAGAAGGCCAAGGAATAAGGCGATGGTGTTTGTCATGGCCGCCTTGTCGTTTGACTGCTGCACGTGGTCTATACGGCAATTCTGAAGCTGGCGTGAAGGGGGGCTATTCCACCACCATCGCAACGCGCTAGATGGACCCGAACAAGAACGGAGATTGGCATGAGCGGACTTCTCGCCCTTCTGGATGATGTGGCTGCCATCGCCAAGGTGGCCGCAGCCTCGGTTGACGATATCGCAGCCGCTGCGGGCAAGGCCGGGATGAAGGCGGCGGGGGTGGTGATCGACGATGCCGCGGTCACGCCAAAGTATGTGCACGGCTTTTCGGCCGACCGCGAATTGCCGATCATCTGGCACATCGCGCAAGGATCGCTGCGTAACAAGATTGTCGTCCTCCTTCCCGCATTGCTGGCGTTGGACCATTTCCTGCCGCAGGCCATCACGCCGCTGCTGATGCTGGGTGGCGCCTATCTGTGCTTTGAAGGGGCGGAAAAGGTGGTGCACGCCTTTGCCCCGCACGCCGACCATGCGGTCGAGGCGGATTTTGACACCAAGGATCCGACCCATCTGGAAGAGGAAAAGGTGGCAGGGGCCATCAAGACCGACTTCATCCTGTCGGCCGAGATCATGACCATCGCGCTTGCCACCATCGAAAGCCCCAGCTTCTGGATGCAGGCGATCACACTTGCGGTGGTCGGGGCCTTCATCACCGCGCTGGTCTACGGCGCAGTCGCGCTGATCGTGAAGATGGATGACTTGGGCCTGCATCTTGCCGCCACCGGGCGCACCTCCGGGGGCAGGGCCTTCGGACGGGGGCTGGTGCTGGCGATGCCAAAGCTCATGGCGTTCCTGTCCACGGTGGGGACGGCGGCGATGCTGTGGGTTGGCGGCAACATCGTGCTGCACGGGCTTGAGGTGACGCATCTCTGGGCCTGGCCCTATGACACGATCCACCACATCGCCGATATCGCCGCCGCAGCCGTTCCGGCGGCGCAGGGCTTTGTGGCTTGGGTGGTCACGGCCACGTTGGACGGTATCTTCGGGCTGATCCTTGGCACGCTTCTGATCCCGCTGGCCACGCGGGTCATCGGCCCGGCCATCGCCGCCGTCTGGCCGAAGAAGAAGCGCGCCGCATGACCCCTGCCTGGGGCGACCTTGCCACGCTGGTCGGTCGCATCCTGCTTGCGGCGCTGTTTCTGGGCGGGGCCGCGCAAAAGGCCATCGACCCCAGCGCGGTTGAGGCGCTGTTGGCCATTCGCGGCTTGCCAACCGCCCTTGTCTGGCCTGCGCTGGCCTTCAACCTGCTGGCGGGTCTTGCGCTGGTCCTTGGGGTGGCCGTACGGACCGTTGCCCTTGCCCTGGCGGGCTATTGCGCAGTGACCAGCCTCTTTCACTGGATCCCCGGCGATCCGTGGCAGATGTCGATCTTCGTCAAGAACTGGGCCATCGCCGGCGGCTGCCTGATCCTTGCTGCGCATGGGGCAGGGCGCTACGCCCTGCGCCCCTGACCCCTCACCCGCCCGCCAACCGACGCGCCAGCGCCGAGACAAGATCGGTCCGCGTCACGATGCCAACCAGCCGGTCATCCTGCACGACAGGCACCGCCTCGGTCCCGCCATCGGACAGGATCGGCAGCAGGGCCCCCACCGGCGTCTCCGCGCGGACAAGCGGCACATCGGTCTGCATCATCTCGGCAGCGGTCATTGTGTCGGCGCGGCGGATCACGTCGATCTGAAAGATCACACCGGCCAAACGGTCCCCGTCGACCACGGGCAGGGACGTGAAACCATGGCTGCGGAACAGCTCCGCCACTTCAGCCAAGGGAGTATCAAGCCCGACGGTCACCAGATCGCGCGACATGATATCTGCCGCGCTGATCCCCTCCAGCCGCCGCGCGGCGGCAGCCTCTTCCACCGCGCCGACCAGACGGGCAAGGTCGGCCACCCCAAGGTTGGCCGACTGGCGGTAGTCCTCCAGAATCGCCTGCAGCCCTGCCGGGTCAACGCCAATCCGCGCCTGCGGGGTGGGGTCGGTCGTGCCATGGGGGCCGGGGCCATCGGGCTGGCGGAACGGATAGGCCCGTCCCGCCGCCCTGTTCCACAGCACCCCTGCCAGCATCAGGACCGCAGACCCCAGCACCACGCTGCCCAGCGTCACGGCCCAGCCTTCCGTTGTGCCAAGGGCCACCAGCAGTGCCACGGCCCCGCCTGGCGGGTGCAGCGCCCGCAAGGCCAGCATGGCGATGATGGCAAGGCCCACGGCCACCGGCATCACCCAAGGTGCCGCAGGCAGCACTGCGACGACAGCCAGCGCCACAAGGGCCGAGACGCCATTGCCCACCACCACCGACCACGGCTGCGCCAAGGGGCTGTTCGGCACCGCAAAGACCAGCACCGCCGACGCCCCGAAGGGCGCGATCAGCCAGCCAAGCGACAGACCCCGCAAGGCCAGCCCCGCCAGCAAAAGCCCGGTCATCGCACCAATCCCGGCCCGGGCCAGATCAATGCCCTTCGGCCCCGCCATTGCTGGACCGTATGCCCGCCATCCTGCCATGCGTGGTTCCCCCCTGCGGCAGGTTGACGGAAGCCGACGCCAATGAAAAGGCCGCCCAAACCGGGCGGCCGCTCCGTTTTCGCCATGGGGCAGGGGTCAGAGCAGGGCTTTGACCTTGGCCACGGTGGCGTCGGCGGTGATCCCGAACTCGGCATAAAGCCGCTCCATCGGGGCCGAGGCGCCGAAGGACGACATCCCCACGAAATCCGCTTTCGCCTCGCGCCCGCGCTCGCCCAGAAGCCAGCGGTCCCAGCCCTGACGGACGCCAGCCTCGATCGCCACCCGCACGGGCCCGGCAGGCAGCACACGCTTGCGCCATGCCTCGTCCTGCGCCGCGAACAGCTCCATCGACGGCATGGACACGACGCGGGTGCCGATCCCCTCCGCCTCAAGCGTTTCGCGGGCTTTCAAAGCGATTTCCACCTCGGACCCCGTCGCCATCAGGATCACCTGACGCTTGCCGGTCGCTTCGGCCAGCACATAGCCGCCCTTGGCAACCATGTTCTGCGCCGTATGGGCCTTGCGGACCGCAGGCAGGTTCTGCCGCGACAAGGCCAGCACCGTGGGCCGGGTCTTTTCGGTCAGCGCAATTTCCCAAGCCTCGGCAACCTCCACCAGATCGGCGGGGCGGATGACCAGAGTATTGGGCGTGGCGCGCGAGATTGCCAGATGCTCAACGGGCTGGTGGGTTGGGCCGTCTTCGCCCAGCCCGATGCTGTCATGCGTCATCACATAGACGACCGGAATACCCATCAGCGCCGACAGGCGCATCGACGGGCGGGCATAGTCGGTAAAGCACATGAAGGTGCCGCCATAGGGCCGCACGCCCCCGTGCAGCGCCATGCCGTTCATCGCCGCAGCCATCCCGTGTTCGCGGATGCCGAAATAGACGTAGCGGCCCTTGCGATCTTCGGCGGTGAAAACACCCAGATCCGCCGTCTTGGTGTTGTTCGACCCGGTCAGGTCGGCCGAGCCACCGATGGTTTCCGGCAAGACCGGGTTCAAAGCCGCCAGCACCTTTTCCGACGAGGCGCGGGTTGCCAGCTTCGGCATGTCGGCCACGGCCTGCTTTTTCACCGCGCGCACGGTTGCCGCCAGCTTCGTCGGGGCCTCCAGCGCGAAGATGCGGGCGAATTCGGCCTGCTTGGCCGGGGACAGGGCGGCCATCCGCGCCTCCCACTCAGCCCGGGCCTTGGCGCCCTTGGCCCCCAGCGATTCCCACCAGCGCTTGATCTCTGCCGGCACTTCGAACGCGCCGCCGGTCCAGCCATAGCTGTCCTTGGCGGCTTGCAGCTGCGCCTTGTCGGTCAGCGCGCCATGGCCTTTCGACGTGTCCTGCGCGGCATGGCCCAGCGCGATATGCGTCTTGCAAGCCACCAGCGCCGGACGAGGAGATGCCTTCGCCGCCGTCAGCGCCCGGTCGATGTCCACCGGATCGTGGCCGTCACAGTCGAACACGTCCCAACCGCTGGCGGCAAAGCGCGCCTGCTGGTCCGTCACGTCGGACAGCGACACCTTGCCGTCGATGGTGATGCCGTTGTTGTCCCACAGCACGATCAGCCGCGACAGCTGCTGCTTGCCCGCCAGACCGATCGCCTCCTGGCTGACGCCCTCCATCAGGCAACCGTCGCCAGCGATGACCCAGGTATAATGGTCCTGCACCTTGGCCCCCCAGCGGGCGCGCAGGGATTCTTCGGCCATCGCAAAGCCGACGGCATTGGCAATCCCTTGGCCCAAGGGCCCGGTCGTGGTTTCAACCCCGGCCACATGGCCATACTCCGGGTGCCCCGCCGTGATCGACCCCCACTGCCGGAAGGCCTTGATCTGGTCCAGCGTCATGTCGGCGTACCCGGTCAGGTACAGCACCGAATAGATCAGCATCGACCCATGGCCGGCGGAAAGGATGAACCGGTCGCGATCCGCCCAGCGTGGGGCCTTGGGGTCGAACTTCAGATGATTGGCAAACAGCACCGTCGCCACATCCGCCATGCCCATCGGCATGCCCGAGTGGCCGGAGTTCGCCGCCGCCACCGCATCCAGCGTCAGGGCGCGGATCGCGGTTGCCCGCATCCAATGGTCGGGGTGCGTCTGGCGAAGGGTCTGGATGTCCACGGCAGCGGTCCTTTGGCTTTGGAAACGGGGGCAAGTGTTGTCCCGCGTCCTATCCACCGCCACCGGCAAGATCAAGCGCGCAGGCCAACACCTTGGCAAGAAAGGCCCGTCCCCTTTCCCCCGTTTCGCGTTAAGATCAGGATCAATCCAGACTGGCCGATTCGCAACGGCCGGATACCGGGCAATGCACAGGCGCGCCACAGCGCCGGGACCAAGGGGTAGGGGATGCAGGACATCAGCGAACTTGAAGGGCGGATCACCGCCGCACTGGAACGGATCGGCAAGGGCGTGGACCGGCTTGCCGCCATGCCGCGCCCCGCGCCGCCCGTCGCCACCCCGCCTGCGCCGGCAGCGACTGGCGCCAATGCGGCGTCCGCCGATGCTGCCCTGCGCGCCCAGCTTGAGGAAGAAAAGGCCCTCACCGCCCAGTTGCAGGAACGGCTGCGCGCGCTCAAGGACCGCGAACCGAAAGGCGATCTGCAGGAAAAGGTCGAACGCCTGACCCAGCAGCTGGATGTGCAGGGGCTGGAACTGCAGCGGATGCGCCGCTCCAACACCGCGTTGCGCGATCAGCTGGCCACCTTGCGCCAGGCGCAGATGGCCGGCGTCGCCGAACCCCAGCTGATCAACAAATCCCTCATGGCCGAACTTGACGCCCTGCGCGCCATTCGCCTGACCGAAGTGGCCGAGATGGACGAAATCCTCGCCGCCCTTGAACCCCACCTGAACCCCAACTGATGGAGGCCAGACATGCCTGATCTTGAAGTGATGATTGGCGGACGGGGCTTTCAGGTCTCGTGCCAGCCCGGTGAGGAGCATTTTCTGCGCTCCGCCGCCGCCATGCTGGATGCCGAAGCGGCACCCTTGATCACCCAGCTTGGGCGGCTGCCGGATGCCAAGATGCTGCTGATGGCCGGGCTGATGCTGGCCGACAAGACCGCCGCGCAGGACGACGAACTGCGCGCCCTGCGCGCCCGCGTCGCCGAGCTTGAGGCGCGCCCCGTCGCCACCCGCGATGTCGCCGTGATCCCGCCGCAAGTGATGGAAACCCTTGCCGAAATCGCCGCCCGGGCCGAAGCGATGGCCGCCCGCGTCGAAGAACGGACCCCGGCATGATGCGGTGGACGGCACTCATGCTTCTGGCGGCGACGCCAGCATTGGCTGAGACGCAGGTGGCTTCCACCCGCTACGCCTGCGACCGTGGGGTCGAGGTTCCGGCAACCTATGTGACCGCCGACGATCTGGCGATTGCCGTCATCAACGTCGATGGCACGCAGATCACGCTCTATCAAGAGGAAGCAGCCTCGGGCGTGCGCTATGGCTGGCCATCTGATGGTGCGAATTACGTCTGGTGGACCAAGGGCAAGGACGCCACGCTTTATTGGAAAGAAGCCGGGGTCGAAACGCCGCTTCTGACCTGCGCCGACACGCAGTAACGCCCCCTAGCGGTCGAAGGTGGGCCGTCCGGCCCACCCATCACGCCCGGATCAGGCCCCGATCAAGCATTCGCTTCGCGGATCTTGTCTGCCGCCGCCTTGTCAAAGCTGACACCCTTGGCTTCAAACAACTGGTCCAGCTCACCCGAAAGGGTCATCTCGGTCACGATATCGCAACCGCCGACAAATTCGCCTTTGACATAAAGCTGCGGGATCGTCGGCCAGTCGCTGAAATCCTTGATCCCCTGCCGCACCTCGGCATCTGCCAGCACGTTCACATCGGCAAACTCTACCCCCATGAAGTTCAGCACCCCCGCCACGCGGGAGGAAAACCCGCATTGCGGCATCATCTTGGTGCCTTTCATGAACAGCACCACATCGTTCTTTTCGATCGTGGAT from Tabrizicola piscis harbors:
- a CDS encoding DUF808 domain-containing protein, whose product is MSGLLALLDDVAAIAKVAAASVDDIAAAAGKAGMKAAGVVIDDAAVTPKYVHGFSADRELPIIWHIAQGSLRNKIVVLLPALLALDHFLPQAITPLLMLGGAYLCFEGAEKVVHAFAPHADHAVEADFDTKDPTHLEEEKVAGAIKTDFILSAEIMTIALATIESPSFWMQAITLAVVGAFITALVYGAVALIVKMDDLGLHLAATGRTSGGRAFGRGLVLAMPKLMAFLSTVGTAAMLWVGGNIVLHGLEVTHLWAWPYDTIHHIADIAAAAVPAAQGFVAWVVTATLDGIFGLILGTLLIPLATRVIGPAIAAVWPKKKRAA
- a CDS encoding DoxX family protein codes for the protein MTPAWGDLATLVGRILLAALFLGGAAQKAIDPSAVEALLAIRGLPTALVWPALAFNLLAGLALVLGVAVRTVALALAGYCAVTSLFHWIPGDPWQMSIFVKNWAIAGGCLILAAHGAGRYALRP
- a CDS encoding HPP family protein, with the translated sequence MAGPKGIDLARAGIGAMTGLLLAGLALRGLSLGWLIAPFGASAVLVFAVPNSPLAQPWSVVVGNGVSALVALAVVAVLPAAPWVMPVAVGLAIIAMLALRALHPPGGAVALLVALGTTEGWAVTLGSVVLGSAVLMLAGVLWNRAAGRAYPFRQPDGPGPHGTTDPTPQARIGVDPAGLQAILEDYRQSANLGVADLARLVGAVEEAAAARRLEGISAADIMSRDLVTVGLDTPLAEVAELFRSHGFTSLPVVDGDRLAGVIFQIDVIRRADTMTAAEMMQTDVPLVRAETPVGALLPILSDGGTEAVPVVQDDRLVGIVTRTDLVSALARRLAGG
- the tkt gene encoding transketolase; the encoded protein is MDIQTLRQTHPDHWMRATAIRALTLDAVAAANSGHSGMPMGMADVATVLFANHLKFDPKAPRWADRDRFILSAGHGSMLIYSVLYLTGYADMTLDQIKAFRQWGSITAGHPEYGHVAGVETTTGPLGQGIANAVGFAMAEESLRARWGAKVQDHYTWVIAGDGCLMEGVSQEAIGLAGKQQLSRLIVLWDNNGITIDGKVSLSDVTDQQARFAASGWDVFDCDGHDPVDIDRALTAAKASPRPALVACKTHIALGHAAQDTSKGHGALTDKAQLQAAKDSYGWTGGAFEVPAEIKRWWESLGAKGAKARAEWEARMAALSPAKQAEFARIFALEAPTKLAATVRAVKKQAVADMPKLATRASSEKVLAALNPVLPETIGGSADLTGSNNTKTADLGVFTAEDRKGRYVYFGIREHGMAAAMNGMALHGGVRPYGGTFMCFTDYARPSMRLSALMGIPVVYVMTHDSIGLGEDGPTHQPVEHLAISRATPNTLVIRPADLVEVAEAWEIALTEKTRPTVLALSRQNLPAVRKAHTAQNMVAKGGYVLAEATGKRQVILMATGSEVEIALKARETLEAEGIGTRVVSMPSMELFAAQDEAWRKRVLPAGPVRVAIEAGVRQGWDRWLLGERGREAKADFVGMSSFGASAPMERLYAEFGITADATVAKVKALL
- a CDS encoding cell division protein ZapA, whose translation is MPDLEVMIGGRGFQVSCQPGEEHFLRSAAAMLDAEAAPLITQLGRLPDAKMLLMAGLMLADKTAAQDDELRALRARVAELEARPVATRDVAVIPPQVMETLAEIAARAEAMAARVEERTPA
- a CDS encoding MliC family protein yields the protein MMRWTALMLLAATPALAETQVASTRYACDRGVEVPATYVTADDLAIAVINVDGTQITLYQEEAASGVRYGWPSDGANYVWWTKGKDATLYWKEAGVETPLLTCADTQ
- the grxD gene encoding Grx4 family monothiol glutaredoxin, with the protein product MSAQDTIKSTIEKNDVVLFMKGTKMMPQCGFSSRVAGVLNFMGVEFADVNVLADAEVRQGIKDFSDWPTIPQLYVKGEFVGGCDIVTEMTLSGELDQLFEAKGVSFDKAAADKIREANA